The Streptomyces pactum genome contains a region encoding:
- the mpaD gene encoding daptide-type RiPP biosynthesis aminotransferase, with protein MTEQPVADHPVWDLLLPPSEHGTPERHVVRAHGHRLTFADGADVLDATCGLWNASLGYGNEAIARAVAEATAQASYMATFRRSHDYARDAARALIEAAGPDRYARVLFSTSGSSANDVAMKISRQYASLRGEEDRKLVVGLHGSYHGQTYGGFALSGEDFQKPMYGADTSLIRHVGHSDPQELAALMRECGSRVAAVVVEPVLGSGSLALGADMVKALVTLRHEYGFLVVCDEVAAGFGRTGTLFASELWPESPDLLLSSKGLTNGTCAASAVLVAHRVWEEFARHDATLIHGETQAGTPASCAAILATLRQIEELDALNTARRNGRLIAEGLAGIVARSDLAAEATGTGCFQALHLRTRTGAPFWQPHVMQMIDAVRARGVLVYPGPSSLQVFPALTWSEEEVATLLRALEDGVADFATAREARAGARAAARTA; from the coding sequence ATGACCGAACAGCCCGTCGCAGATCACCCCGTGTGGGACCTGCTCCTGCCCCCGAGCGAGCACGGCACCCCCGAGCGGCACGTGGTCCGCGCCCACGGACACCGCCTCACCTTCGCCGACGGCGCCGACGTCCTCGACGCGACCTGCGGTCTGTGGAACGCGAGCCTCGGCTACGGCAACGAGGCCATCGCCCGAGCGGTCGCCGAGGCCACGGCCCAGGCGTCCTACATGGCCACCTTCCGCCGCAGTCACGACTACGCGCGGGACGCCGCACGCGCGCTCATCGAGGCGGCGGGCCCCGACCGCTACGCCCGGGTGCTCTTCTCCACGTCGGGCAGCTCCGCCAACGACGTCGCCATGAAGATCTCCCGCCAGTACGCCAGTCTGCGGGGCGAGGAGGACCGCAAGCTGGTCGTCGGCCTGCACGGCAGCTACCACGGCCAGACCTACGGCGGCTTCGCCCTGTCCGGCGAGGACTTCCAGAAGCCGATGTACGGCGCGGACACCAGCCTGATCCGGCACGTAGGCCACAGCGACCCGCAGGAGCTGGCGGCGCTGATGCGCGAGTGCGGCTCCCGGGTCGCGGCCGTCGTCGTCGAACCGGTCCTCGGCAGCGGTTCGCTCGCACTCGGCGCCGACATGGTCAAGGCCCTGGTGACCCTGCGCCACGAATACGGGTTCCTGGTGGTCTGCGACGAGGTCGCCGCCGGATTCGGCCGTACCGGAACCCTGTTCGCCAGCGAGCTGTGGCCCGAGTCGCCCGACCTCCTGCTCAGCTCCAAGGGGCTGACGAACGGCACCTGTGCCGCCTCCGCCGTCCTGGTCGCCCACCGCGTCTGGGAGGAGTTCGCCCGGCACGACGCGACCCTCATCCACGGCGAGACCCAGGCGGGTACGCCGGCGAGCTGTGCGGCGATCCTCGCCACGCTCCGGCAGATCGAGGAACTGGACGCGCTGAACACGGCCCGGCGCAACGGCCGGCTGATCGCGGAGGGCCTCGCGGGCATCGTGGCGCGCTCCGACCTGGCCGCGGAGGCGACGGGCACCGGCTGCTTCCAGGCACTGCACCTGCGTACGCGGACCGGGGCCCCGTTCTGGCAGCCGCACGTCATGCAGATGATCGACGCGGTCCGCGCCCGCGGTGTCCTGGTCTACCCCGGGCCCAGCTCGCTTCAGGTCTTTCCCGCGCTGACCTGGTCGGAGGAGGAAGTGGCCACGCTGCTACGGGCCTTGGAGGACGGCGTCGCCGACTTCGCCACCGCGCGGGAAGCGCGCGCCGGGGCCAGGGCGGCGGCCCGCACGGCCTGA
- a CDS encoding ketoacyl-ACP synthase III family protein, with protein sequence MKVQGVYVSSIGTYLPQPVSAEEAIAQGLYDQELYDTIGWRGTHVAGRQSAPDMAVRAARQALGRQGEPSEPVESFLHSGAFYQGPDEVSVPGYIMRELGLDGIPSLDIRQGCNGMLAGVEVAVGRLTGAARCDSALITSAENHSTPLIDRWRGSAPGIVMGDGAAAVTLSSEGGFAEIVAANSSTLPALEGWHRGDDDLLPPREPRFQPLSLGRTVEEFTKSTMAMTEAIDLISKFSLDLVQRSIVDAGINASDVAALISVNADGRALEQWFLEPLGIPAGRTSWEIGRTVGHVGGCDQFISLDRMLASRAVGPGDHVILHAAAPGWTGTTLAVRIAERPPWLD encoded by the coding sequence ATGAAAGTGCAAGGCGTGTACGTCAGTTCGATCGGAACGTACCTGCCACAGCCCGTGAGCGCCGAGGAGGCGATCGCGCAGGGCCTGTACGACCAGGAGCTGTACGACACCATCGGCTGGCGCGGTACACACGTGGCCGGCCGGCAGTCGGCCCCGGACATGGCGGTCCGCGCCGCGCGACAGGCCCTCGGGCGTCAGGGCGAGCCGAGCGAACCCGTCGAGTCCTTCCTGCACTCCGGTGCGTTCTACCAGGGACCCGACGAGGTGTCCGTACCCGGTTACATCATGCGGGAGCTGGGCCTCGACGGCATTCCGTCGCTGGACATCCGCCAGGGCTGCAACGGCATGCTGGCGGGCGTCGAGGTGGCGGTGGGCCGGCTGACCGGCGCGGCACGCTGCGACAGCGCCCTGATCACCTCGGCGGAGAACCACTCGACGCCGCTGATCGACCGCTGGCGCGGTTCCGCGCCCGGCATCGTCATGGGCGACGGGGCGGCCGCCGTGACGCTCAGCTCGGAGGGCGGCTTCGCCGAGATCGTGGCCGCCAACTCCAGCACCCTGCCCGCGCTGGAGGGCTGGCACCGCGGAGACGACGACCTGCTGCCGCCGCGGGAGCCGAGGTTCCAGCCGCTCAGTCTGGGCAGGACCGTCGAGGAGTTCACCAAGAGCACCATGGCGATGACCGAGGCCATCGATCTCATCAGCAAGTTCAGCCTCGACCTCGTCCAGCGCTCCATCGTCGACGCGGGCATCAACGCCTCGGACGTCGCCGCACTGATCTCCGTCAACGCCGACGGCCGCGCGCTCGAACAGTGGTTCCTGGAGCCACTGGGCATCCCCGCGGGGCGCACGAGCTGGGAGATCGGCAGAACCGTGGGCCACGTGGGCGGATGCGACCAGTTCATCTCGCTCGACCGCATGCTCGCCTCCCGGGCGGTGGGGCCCGGCGACCACGTCATCCTGCATGCCGCCGCGCCCGGCTGGACCGGAACGACCCTCGCCGTACGCATCGCCGAACGCCCGCCCTGGCTCGACTGA
- a CDS encoding type I polyketide synthase produces the protein METVSTGEREPVAVVAMGCRLPGGVTTPEELWELVAQGRDGLSDFPEDRGWDLERLRSADTGLPGVSTPHRGGFLSDVAGFDPALFGISPREALAMDPQQRLLLETSWETLERAGIAPTSLRGRPVGVFTGTGGQDYLTVLQQARDRAAGHTLTGTAGSVLSGRVAYALGLQGPAVTVDTASSASLVALHLACRALAQGDCTLALAGGATVMSTPAMFVEYSKLHGLAPDGVAKPFSAAADGTAWAEGVGVVLLERLSDALTHGHPVLAVIRGSAVNQDGASDGLTAPNGRAQRRVLGQALADAGLSPADVDAVEAHGTGTALGDPVEAEALLAVYGAGRERGRPLYLGSLKSNLGHAQAAAGVAGVIKMVLSLTRGTLPRTLHVAEPTPRVDWSGGGLELLHAARPWPSTGRPRRAAVSSFGISGTNAHLILEEAPRSASDASRTPRPGVRPAPGHGAPVAPDGPVAWVVSARGERALREQARRLRSWAARSASAMTGAADGAAAGREGVADGAAAGREGVADIAGALARGRAELEHRGVVIAPEGRLDQLLDGLRALAEGEPAPGVVEGVARGDARLAVLFTGQGAQRLGMGRELHARYPVFAQAFDAACAALDRELAGHVPEPVADVVSGVRPGGEGVPGAAGLLNRTVYTQAGLFALETALFRLVESWGVRPGLLGGHSIGEVVAAHAAGVFSLPDAARLVAARGRLMQELPEGGAMAALEATEADALGLIGTADDVGVAAVNAPGSVVISGAEPTVVALAEAWRSRGRKAKRLRVSHAFHSPRMDPMLDAFREELRALSFRAPRLPVVSNVTGRPATDAELTSPDYWVRHVRQAVRFGDGVNAMAEQGAAVFLELGPDGVLSGLGPEALDARDTAEREPVFAPALLGDRPEHGSLLAALGRLWVHGTPVDWAAVTGGTGPAARVDLPTYAFQRGRYWAEPEPSAAGDVTAAGLAPAGHPVLGAVLELPDSDALALTGRLTARTLPSPTRNPAALASGLLLELAVRAADEAGCGRVQDLTVHTPLLPPERDALALRVSAGASDANGLRPLTVHSRPDDSLPGRPWTRHASASAAAAAPRHGGQGPGPGLKAWPPVDAVAQFTGGPRPPAPGVRGLWRRGAETFAEVALPKALHGTAQAYGIQPALLQSALDVARIAQSGQPSEVRELSLRSLELYATGATSLRVRVTAGPDGQALDAADDSGEPVLSVRGLRLVSGPGTTDGTVRRGTPYQVRWAAAPLPEAVREPGRCVLVGTDALGLRGALMATGTYTDAYRDLDALCDAIDAGDRVPDSVLILGSSTGGTGGTGGTGAVVEGGAGATDLGERARYARQAARRWYDEERFAATRLVFVTRGAVATRDGEDVPGFLDAPVWGVVRSARDEHPGGCTLLDVDDRPASLRAVAAVLSGAPGQAALRRGALRVPRLEPLAWPRDRRELTPGGTVLITDGTGALGASVARDLVRRGVRHLLLAGGGGSAAPDAGALVKELTGLGAEVAVVDCDLTDAAALAAVLDAVDDAHPVTAVVHAAGAERDAPDGDGTEQLPVGAVAAWHLHRLTSGHDLDAFVLFLSADGTLGAPHHPGPAVDACLLEALAHTRRAARQAALGIAVDRRAGAPGKPAAGRREPVHRDDRTGFTPLGTEDVTALLDAALAPGGAAVILPAQVRAGALRDRAATLHPLLRHLVPWPARRVVRTETAPQSGGALRARLAALADTERDAFLTRLVRDQVAAVLAQASPDEVDTGRSFKDLGLESLSAIEFRNRLGKATGLKLPTTLVRSFPTTGLLVRHLREQLR, from the coding sequence GTGGAGACAGTGAGCACCGGGGAACGCGAACCCGTTGCGGTGGTCGCCATGGGATGCAGGCTGCCCGGGGGCGTCACCACGCCGGAGGAACTCTGGGAACTTGTGGCCCAGGGACGTGACGGCCTCTCGGACTTCCCCGAGGACCGGGGGTGGGACCTGGAGCGGCTGCGGTCGGCGGACACCGGACTCCCCGGGGTCTCCACCCCGCACCGGGGCGGCTTCCTGTCCGACGTGGCCGGCTTCGACCCCGCCCTGTTCGGGATCTCCCCGCGCGAGGCGCTGGCGATGGACCCGCAGCAACGGCTTCTCCTCGAAACCTCCTGGGAGACGCTGGAGAGGGCCGGCATCGCACCGACTTCCTTACGCGGCCGACCCGTCGGTGTCTTCACCGGCACCGGCGGACAGGACTATCTGACCGTTCTCCAGCAGGCGCGGGACCGGGCGGCGGGCCACACGCTGACGGGCACCGCGGGCAGCGTCCTGTCGGGTCGCGTCGCCTACGCACTGGGCCTGCAAGGGCCCGCCGTCACCGTGGACACGGCGTCCTCCGCATCCCTGGTGGCCCTTCACCTGGCGTGCCGGGCACTGGCCCAGGGGGACTGCACGCTCGCCCTCGCGGGCGGTGCGACGGTCATGTCGACCCCGGCGATGTTCGTGGAGTACAGCAAACTGCACGGCCTCGCGCCGGACGGTGTGGCCAAGCCGTTCTCGGCGGCCGCCGACGGCACGGCGTGGGCGGAGGGCGTCGGCGTGGTGCTCCTCGAACGGCTCTCGGACGCGCTGACGCACGGCCACCCGGTGCTCGCCGTGATCCGCGGCTCCGCCGTCAACCAGGACGGTGCCAGCGACGGTCTGACCGCGCCGAACGGGCGTGCGCAGCGGCGGGTCCTCGGCCAGGCCCTCGCGGACGCCGGACTCTCGCCGGCCGACGTGGACGCCGTGGAGGCACACGGCACGGGCACCGCCCTGGGCGATCCGGTGGAGGCCGAGGCGCTGCTCGCGGTATACGGCGCGGGACGCGAGCGGGGCCGCCCGCTGTATCTCGGATCGCTGAAATCGAACCTCGGCCACGCCCAGGCCGCCGCCGGAGTCGCCGGCGTCATCAAGATGGTGCTGTCCCTCACGCGCGGCACCCTGCCCAGAACACTGCACGTGGCCGAACCCACCCCGCGGGTGGACTGGTCCGGGGGCGGGCTGGAGCTGTTGCACGCGGCGCGGCCGTGGCCGTCGACGGGGCGCCCGAGAAGGGCGGCGGTGTCCTCGTTCGGGATCAGTGGCACCAACGCGCACCTCATCCTGGAGGAGGCTCCGCGGTCCGCTTCCGACGCCTCGCGGACCCCGCGTCCCGGCGTGCGGCCGGCTCCCGGCCATGGCGCCCCCGTCGCCCCGGACGGCCCAGTGGCCTGGGTGGTGTCCGCGCGCGGCGAACGGGCCCTGCGCGAGCAGGCGCGGCGGCTGCGGTCCTGGGCCGCCCGGAGCGCGTCGGCGATGACGGGCGCGGCGGACGGTGCCGCGGCGGGCCGCGAGGGCGTGGCGGACGGTGCCGCGGCGGGCCGCGAGGGCGTGGCGGACATCGCCGGTGCGCTCGCTCGCGGCCGGGCGGAACTGGAACACCGCGGCGTCGTGATCGCGCCGGAGGGGCGTCTTGACCAACTCCTCGACGGTCTGCGGGCGCTGGCCGAGGGAGAGCCGGCCCCGGGGGTCGTCGAGGGGGTGGCGCGCGGCGACGCCCGCCTCGCGGTGCTGTTCACCGGACAGGGCGCACAGCGCCTGGGCATGGGGCGCGAACTCCACGCCCGCTACCCGGTGTTCGCCCAGGCCTTCGACGCGGCCTGTGCGGCGCTGGACCGGGAACTGGCCGGGCACGTCCCCGAGCCGGTCGCCGACGTGGTGTCCGGCGTCAGGCCCGGCGGAGAGGGAGTGCCGGGCGCCGCCGGCCTGTTGAACCGGACGGTGTACACCCAGGCCGGGCTCTTCGCGCTGGAGACCGCGCTGTTCCGGCTGGTGGAGTCCTGGGGTGTCCGGCCCGGTCTCCTCGGCGGGCACTCCATCGGCGAGGTCGTCGCGGCGCACGCCGCGGGGGTCTTCTCCCTGCCGGACGCGGCCCGGCTCGTCGCGGCGCGCGGGCGCCTGATGCAGGAGCTTCCGGAGGGCGGCGCGATGGCGGCCCTCGAAGCCACCGAGGCGGATGCCCTCGGGCTGATCGGCACTGCCGACGACGTGGGCGTGGCGGCGGTCAACGCGCCCGGTTCCGTGGTGATCTCGGGCGCGGAGCCCACCGTGGTGGCACTCGCCGAGGCCTGGCGGTCGCGGGGCAGGAAGGCCAAGCGCCTGCGGGTGTCGCACGCCTTCCACTCGCCGCGGATGGACCCCATGCTCGACGCCTTCCGCGAGGAACTGCGGGCCCTGTCCTTCCGCGCCCCGCGGCTGCCCGTCGTCTCCAACGTGACCGGCAGACCGGCGACGGACGCGGAGCTGACCTCGCCGGACTACTGGGTACGGCACGTCCGGCAGGCCGTGCGGTTCGGTGACGGAGTCAACGCGATGGCCGAACAGGGCGCCGCGGTGTTCCTGGAACTCGGCCCCGACGGCGTGCTCAGCGGCCTCGGACCGGAGGCACTCGACGCTCGTGACACGGCCGAGCGGGAACCCGTGTTCGCCCCCGCGCTGCTCGGGGACCGGCCGGAGCACGGCTCGCTGCTCGCCGCGCTCGGCCGGCTCTGGGTCCACGGCACACCGGTCGACTGGGCCGCGGTGACCGGCGGTACCGGCCCCGCGGCCCGGGTGGACCTGCCCACGTACGCCTTCCAGCGCGGCCGGTACTGGGCGGAGCCGGAGCCGTCGGCCGCCGGCGACGTCACGGCGGCCGGGCTCGCCCCCGCCGGGCACCCGGTCCTCGGTGCCGTACTAGAACTCCCGGACTCCGACGCCCTCGCGCTCACCGGACGGCTGACCGCACGCACCCTGCCGTCGCCCACGCGGAACCCCGCCGCCCTCGCGTCGGGTCTGCTGCTGGAACTGGCGGTCCGCGCGGCCGACGAGGCGGGGTGCGGCCGGGTCCAGGACCTCACCGTCCACACCCCGCTGCTCCCCCCGGAGCGCGACGCGCTGGCGCTGAGGGTGTCGGCGGGTGCCTCCGACGCGAACGGACTGCGTCCCCTGACCGTGCACAGCAGGCCGGACGACTCCCTGCCGGGTCGGCCGTGGACCCGCCACGCCTCCGCGAGCGCCGCCGCGGCGGCGCCCCGGCACGGCGGACAGGGGCCTGGCCCCGGCCTGAAGGCCTGGCCGCCGGTGGACGCCGTGGCGCAGTTCACCGGCGGTCCCCGGCCACCGGCGCCCGGCGTGCGCGGACTGTGGCGGCGGGGTGCGGAGACGTTCGCGGAGGTGGCGCTCCCCAAGGCCCTGCACGGTACGGCACAGGCGTACGGCATTCAGCCGGCGCTGCTGCAGAGCGCCCTGGACGTGGCGCGTATCGCGCAGTCGGGGCAGCCGTCCGAGGTGCGCGAACTGAGTCTGCGAAGCCTTGAGCTGTATGCGACCGGCGCGACCTCGCTGCGGGTGCGCGTCACAGCGGGTCCCGACGGTCAGGCGCTCGACGCCGCCGACGACTCGGGGGAGCCGGTCCTGTCGGTGCGTGGCCTGCGGCTGGTGAGCGGGCCGGGCACGACGGACGGCACCGTGCGCCGGGGAACGCCGTACCAGGTGCGCTGGGCCGCCGCGCCGCTTCCGGAGGCCGTGCGGGAACCGGGCCGCTGCGTGCTGGTCGGCACCGACGCGCTGGGGCTGCGCGGAGCCCTCATGGCCACCGGTACCTATACGGACGCCTACCGCGACCTCGACGCTCTGTGCGACGCGATCGACGCGGGAGACCGCGTTCCGGACTCCGTGCTGATCCTGGGCAGTTCGACCGGCGGCACCGGCGGCACCGGCGGCACCGGTGCCGTCGTGGAAGGCGGTGCGGGGGCGACGGACCTCGGCGAAAGAGCCCGGTACGCCCGGCAGGCCGCCCGGCGCTGGTACGACGAGGAACGGTTCGCGGCCACTCGGCTCGTCTTCGTGACCCGGGGCGCGGTGGCGACTCGGGACGGCGAGGACGTCCCCGGCTTCCTGGACGCGCCGGTATGGGGTGTGGTCAGGTCGGCCCGGGACGAGCACCCGGGCGGCTGCACGCTGCTCGACGTCGACGACAGGCCCGCGTCGCTGCGCGCCGTCGCCGCCGTGCTGTCCGGCGCTCCGGGGCAGGCAGCCCTGCGCCGGGGCGCACTGCGCGTGCCCCGCCTGGAGCCGCTGGCATGGCCGCGCGACCGGCGGGAGCTCACACCCGGCGGCACGGTCCTGATCACGGACGGCACGGGAGCGCTCGGCGCCTCCGTCGCCCGCGACCTGGTCCGCCGCGGGGTGCGCCATCTGCTGCTGGCCGGCGGTGGCGGGTCCGCGGCCCCGGACGCCGGGGCGCTGGTCAAGGAACTGACGGGACTCGGGGCCGAAGTCGCCGTCGTCGACTGCGACTTGACCGACGCCGCGGCGCTGGCCGCCGTCCTGGACGCCGTGGACGACGCGCATCCGGTCACCGCCGTCGTCCACGCGGCGGGTGCCGAAAGGGACGCGCCCGACGGCGACGGAACCGAGCAGCTACCGGTCGGCGCTGTCGCCGCCTGGCACCTGCACCGGCTCACAAGCGGCCATGACCTCGACGCCTTCGTCCTGTTCCTCTCCGCCGACGGAACGCTCGGCGCCCCGCACCATCCGGGCCCGGCCGTCGACGCCTGCTTGCTCGAAGCCCTGGCACACACCCGGCGCGCGGCCCGTCAGGCGGCCCTCGGCATCGCGGTCGACCGGCGCGCCGGGGCGCCCGGGAAGCCCGCGGCCGGCCGGCGGGAGCCGGTGCACCGGGACGACCGCACGGGCTTCACCCCGCTCGGCACCGAGGACGTGACGGCCCTGCTGGACGCGGCACTCGCCCCCGGCGGAGCCGCGGTGATCCTCCCGGCCCAGGTCCGGGCGGGCGCGCTGCGGGACCGGGCCGCGACCCTCCACCCGCTGCTGCGGCACCTGGTGCCGTGGCCGGCCAGAAGAGTCGTCAGGACGGAGACGGCCCCGCAGTCGGGCGGCGCGCTGCGCGCCCGTCTCGCGGCGCTCGCCGACACCGAACGCGACGCGTTCCTGACCCGGCTCGTGCGCGACCAGGTGGCGGCCGTCCTCGCCCAGGCCTCACCCGACGAGGTGGACACCGGGCGCTCGTTCAAGGACCTGGGCCTCGAGTCGCTCAGCGCCATCGAGTTCCGCAACCGTCTCGGCAAGGCCACAGGACTGAAGCTGCCGACCACGCTGGTCCGCTCGTTCCCCACCACGGGCCTGCTGGTGCGGCACCTCAGGGAACAGCTCCGCTGA
- a CDS encoding nuclear transport factor 2 family protein translates to MDMKAVADPRSFIEDLHNRYHNDVVHGDEDPATVIDRYYAPDIELVSDGVSMGRERLIKHCKPVRKSVAGGHYEVLEAVRDGNRIAARLIIHGVTQTGATAKIEVFEFCEMTDDGKFANVTSLTRTLKD, encoded by the coding sequence ATGGACATGAAGGCCGTCGCGGACCCTCGGAGCTTCATCGAGGATCTCCACAACAGGTACCACAACGACGTCGTCCACGGAGACGAAGATCCCGCCACGGTCATCGACCGCTACTACGCGCCGGACATCGAACTCGTGAGCGACGGCGTCAGCATGGGGCGCGAGCGCCTGATCAAACACTGCAAGCCCGTGCGCAAGAGCGTCGCGGGCGGGCACTACGAGGTGCTGGAGGCCGTCCGGGACGGCAACCGCATCGCCGCCCGCCTCATCATCCACGGCGTCACGCAGACGGGGGCGACGGCGAAGATCGAGGTCTTCGAGTTCTGCGAGATGACCGACGACGGCAAGTTCGCGAACGTCACCTCCCTCACCCGGACCCTCAAGGACTGA
- a CDS encoding cytochrome P450, translating to MTRTSPEPVALPTVRSCPFDPPAELIRLSAETPLRPLAFPDGSVGWLATGHAVVRTVLNDARFSARTELLRMPVPYPWQATPAPPGFFVGMDAPEHTRYRKLLTGQFTVRRMKQLTPHIERITESFLDAMEEQGPPADLVQDFALPLPSLAICELLGVPYDARDSFQRHAATTVATDGTPEQMMTAHAALDELMLQTVAGKRAAPGDDIISGLVADGGLTDTEIAGVGKLLLVAGHETTANMLSLGAYALISKPDQLALLRADPGRMDSAVEELMRYLSIGQFGPLRAALEDVELAGQVVRKGDVVLTSIPAANRDPERFEHAHELDVSRSAAGHLTFGHGIHQCVGQHLARIEMRVGYSALFRRFPDLRPAVPTEELPLRSEMFIYGMHRFPVTW from the coding sequence ATGACGCGAACCTCCCCGGAACCGGTGGCCCTGCCCACGGTCCGCAGTTGCCCGTTCGACCCGCCCGCCGAGCTGATCCGGCTGAGCGCCGAAACGCCCCTGCGACCGCTGGCGTTCCCGGACGGATCCGTGGGCTGGCTGGCGACCGGGCACGCAGTGGTCCGCACCGTACTCAACGACGCCCGCTTCAGCGCGCGCACGGAGCTGCTGCGCATGCCGGTTCCCTACCCGTGGCAGGCGACACCCGCGCCCCCCGGCTTCTTCGTCGGCATGGACGCCCCGGAGCACACGCGCTACCGCAAGCTCCTCACCGGCCAGTTCACCGTGCGTCGCATGAAGCAGCTCACGCCGCACATCGAGCGGATCACCGAGAGCTTCCTCGACGCGATGGAGGAGCAGGGCCCGCCCGCCGACCTGGTGCAGGACTTCGCCCTGCCCCTGCCGTCCCTGGCCATCTGCGAACTGCTCGGCGTGCCCTACGACGCCCGCGACTCCTTCCAGCGGCACGCGGCCACGACGGTGGCCACCGACGGCACTCCCGAGCAGATGATGACGGCACACGCCGCTCTCGACGAACTCATGCTGCAGACGGTCGCCGGCAAGCGGGCGGCACCGGGTGACGACATCATCAGCGGCCTGGTCGCCGACGGCGGACTCACCGACACCGAGATCGCGGGCGTCGGCAAACTGCTGCTCGTCGCGGGCCACGAGACGACGGCCAACATGCTCTCCCTCGGCGCGTACGCGCTGATCAGCAAGCCGGATCAACTGGCCCTGCTGCGTGCGGACCCCGGCCGCATGGACTCGGCCGTCGAGGAGCTGATGCGCTACCTGAGCATCGGTCAGTTCGGACCGCTGAGGGCGGCGCTGGAGGATGTGGAACTGGCCGGACAGGTCGTGCGCAAGGGCGACGTGGTGCTGACCTCGATCCCCGCCGCGAACCGGGACCCCGAGCGCTTCGAGCACGCCCACGAACTCGACGTCAGCCGGTCGGCGGCCGGCCACCTGACCTTCGGCCACGGCATCCACCAGTGCGTCGGCCAGCATCTGGCCCGGATCGAGATGCGTGTCGGCTACTCCGCCCTGTTCCGCCGCTTCCCGGACCTGCGACCGGCGGTGCCCACCGAGGAACTCCCGCTGCGCTCGGAGATGTTCATCTACGGCATGCACCGGTTCCCGGTCACCTGGTGA
- a CDS encoding methyltransferase domain-containing protein yields MDEAQGRGSAQDGEAAAGHDRAEVGGFYDRFTKLTIGNTPGANLHYGYWTSPDDAATFEEAAAQLTALMIQKVRLPASGHLLDVGCGIGGPAVQLARVTGAEVTGITVSHEQVTLANELAAGLDLGDRVRFEYADAMKLPYPGGSFDASWLLESIIHMPDRGHVLGEIARVVRPGGRVVFTDLCERSPLTADEQSTVDEFFQAAKMSPMVTLDSYPRLVREAGLVLDEVLDISDNVMWRTTQELSRQMREARAEIDEKFATDPAYHLDPARLSDITALGYVLVVAHRPEA; encoded by the coding sequence GTGGACGAAGCACAGGGCAGGGGATCAGCACAGGACGGTGAGGCCGCGGCCGGACACGACCGGGCGGAGGTCGGCGGCTTCTACGACCGCTTCACCAAGCTCACGATCGGCAACACTCCCGGCGCGAACCTGCACTACGGGTACTGGACGTCGCCGGACGACGCCGCGACCTTCGAGGAGGCGGCCGCACAGCTCACCGCCCTGATGATCCAGAAAGTACGGCTGCCGGCCTCCGGTCACCTGCTCGACGTCGGCTGCGGCATCGGCGGGCCCGCCGTCCAGCTCGCCCGCGTCACCGGTGCCGAGGTCACCGGCATCACGGTGAGCCACGAACAGGTCACCCTCGCCAACGAGCTCGCGGCCGGCCTCGACCTGGGCGACCGGGTGCGCTTCGAGTACGCCGATGCCATGAAACTGCCCTACCCGGGCGGCTCGTTCGACGCCTCGTGGCTGCTCGAGTCCATCATCCACATGCCCGACCGCGGCCATGTGCTCGGCGAGATCGCCCGGGTGGTCCGCCCCGGCGGGCGCGTGGTCTTCACCGATCTGTGCGAGCGGTCCCCGCTGACCGCCGACGAGCAGAGCACCGTCGACGAGTTCTTCCAGGCCGCCAAGATGAGCCCGATGGTGACGCTCGACTCGTATCCGCGTCTGGTGCGAGAAGCCGGTCTGGTGCTCGACGAGGTCCTCGACATCAGCGACAACGTCATGTGGCGCACCACCCAGGAGCTCTCCCGTCAGATGCGGGAGGCCCGCGCGGAGATCGACGAGAAGTTCGCCACCGACCCGGCCTACCACCTCGATCCCGCCCGGCTGAGCGACATCACCGCACTGGGCTACGTACTGGTGGTGGCCCACCGTCCCGAGGCGTGA